In the genome of Paenibacillus pabuli, one region contains:
- a CDS encoding TetR/AcrR family transcriptional regulator: MNDSRGVDRRIIRTRVMISEAFLNILPQKSFAEISVVDIAEQANINRSTFYAHFLDKDDLLDSMVNEKFQLLDQLLTKRNTRLGSLPSLNEPDPIFSVLFEHILEHDEFYRVMLLIDPAGNFNSRLNELIRETFFDRISHSDMVQKEVPLDILLDHISFSTTGIIYRWLADTKVCSPHYMALQLTRIALLGTYQAMGVSG; encoded by the coding sequence GTGAATGACTCCCGTGGAGTGGATCGAAGAATTATACGAACCCGTGTGATGATTTCCGAAGCTTTCCTGAACATTCTGCCACAGAAATCCTTCGCCGAAATTAGTGTCGTGGACATCGCCGAACAAGCGAATATCAATCGCTCTACCTTTTACGCCCACTTTCTGGACAAGGATGACTTATTGGACAGCATGGTGAATGAAAAATTTCAACTGCTTGATCAGTTATTGACGAAACGGAATACCCGCCTTGGGAGTTTACCTTCATTGAATGAGCCAGATCCCATATTTTCAGTCTTGTTTGAGCATATATTAGAGCATGATGAATTCTATCGGGTGATGCTGCTCATCGATCCTGCCGGGAATTTCAACAGCCGGTTGAATGAACTGATTAGAGAGACGTTTTTCGATCGAATTTCCCACTCAGACATGGTGCAAAAGGAAGTGCCCCTGGATATTTTACTGGATCATATCAGCTTCTCCACCACCGGAATTATCTACAGATGGCTTGCTGACACTAAAGTATGCTCTCCTCACTATATGGCTCTTCAACTAACCCGCATTGCTCTGCTAGGAACATATCAAGCAATGGGAGTATCAGGTTAG
- a CDS encoding ABC transporter ATP-binding protein has translation MKLNVKNVSISVLNTDIIRDISLQVNGKQFVGLIGPNGCGKSTLLKSIYKVIKPQQGKVFLDDTDILKSSPKVVSRHMGVVGQFNELSFDFTVREMVMMGRTPHKKLLETDNERDHEIVEQALEKVHLTGHADRNYVSLSGGEKQRVVLARVLAQQPEFLILDEPTNHLDIKYQLQILNIVRSLDIGILAALHDLELAAEYCDYLYVVKQGQIVVHGKPADILTREMIGEVFDVECEIYENPVTGGLGIAYLSTR, from the coding sequence ATGAAACTGAATGTAAAAAATGTATCCATATCGGTGCTGAACACGGATATTATCCGGGACATTTCTTTACAGGTAAATGGCAAGCAATTCGTTGGCCTGATTGGCCCGAACGGTTGTGGCAAATCAACGCTGCTCAAGAGCATCTATAAAGTGATCAAACCGCAGCAAGGCAAAGTATTTCTCGATGATACGGACATTCTGAAATCCAGTCCCAAGGTTGTGTCCCGGCACATGGGCGTTGTGGGTCAGTTTAACGAGTTGAGCTTTGATTTTACGGTACGTGAAATGGTCATGATGGGTCGTACCCCGCACAAGAAGCTGCTGGAGACGGATAATGAACGGGATCATGAAATCGTGGAGCAGGCGTTGGAAAAGGTTCATCTGACCGGACATGCGGATCGCAATTACGTGTCCCTGTCCGGCGGGGAGAAGCAGCGAGTGGTTCTTGCCCGAGTGCTGGCGCAGCAGCCCGAATTTCTGATATTGGACGAGCCTACCAACCATCTGGATATCAAATATCAGCTCCAGATCCTCAACATTGTGCGGAGTTTGGACATCGGCATATTGGCTGCGCTCCATGATCTGGAACTCGCCGCAGAGTATTGCGATTACCTCTATGTCGTGAAGCAGGGACAGATTGTGGTTCATGGCAAACCCGCCGATATTCTGACCCGTGAAATGATTGGTGAAGTATTCGATGTTGAATGTGAAATTTACGAGAATCCGGTTACCGGGGGATTGGGTATTGCTTACTTGAGTACACGGTGA
- a CDS encoding FecCD family ABC transporter permease: protein MRESLIHSKSGFAVLVAALIIVMVISVGIAVSIGQVSIPLAESYRILLYKLTGFQFGSTPIEAGSFTDIIWQIRFPRVLMAMFIGAGLALCGAVMQAAVQNPLADPYILGISSGASLGATFAILIGFGVIGWLAQTGVAFWAFAGAMGASLLVLALAGIRGKMTSVKLVLAGMVINALCSAFSNFIIYFANNAEGIKTVTFWTMGSLASSGWNKLPLISIVVLVAILFFLLQSRVLNTMLLGDEAAVTLGINLSVYRRIYMLLTALVTGVMVASCGMIGFVGLIIPHIVRGLVGSDHRKVMPVSVLFGAIFLIWTDVIARSLISSVELPIGIITAMIGAPMFMYMLVKKGYGFGGK, encoded by the coding sequence ATGAGGGAGTCCCTGATTCACAGCAAATCCGGTTTTGCAGTATTGGTTGCCGCTTTAATCATCGTCATGGTTATTTCGGTTGGAATTGCTGTATCCATTGGACAGGTGAGCATTCCGCTCGCTGAGTCTTATCGTATTCTGTTGTACAAATTAACCGGATTTCAATTCGGCTCTACGCCGATTGAGGCGGGGTCCTTTACGGATATCATCTGGCAGATTCGCTTTCCGCGTGTACTGATGGCGATGTTTATCGGTGCCGGGCTGGCCTTGTGCGGAGCAGTTATGCAGGCTGCCGTGCAGAATCCGCTCGCAGACCCGTATATACTGGGGATCTCCTCAGGAGCTTCACTCGGGGCTACGTTTGCCATTCTGATCGGATTCGGGGTAATTGGCTGGCTGGCTCAGACCGGGGTGGCTTTCTGGGCATTTGCCGGAGCGATGGGTGCATCCTTGCTGGTCCTGGCACTGGCAGGTATTCGGGGAAAAATGACGTCGGTCAAGCTGGTGCTTGCCGGGATGGTCATTAATGCGCTATGTAGCGCCTTTTCGAACTTTATCATTTATTTTGCCAACAATGCCGAAGGCATCAAGACGGTAACATTCTGGACTATGGGTAGTCTCGCCTCATCCGGATGGAACAAGCTTCCACTGATTAGCATCGTTGTGCTCGTAGCTATTTTGTTCTTCCTGCTGCAGTCCCGGGTTCTTAATACGATGCTGCTGGGTGACGAAGCCGCGGTTACACTCGGGATTAATCTAAGTGTATATCGCAGAATATACATGCTGTTAACAGCTCTCGTAACCGGCGTAATGGTAGCAAGCTGCGGCATGATCGGTTTTGTCGGATTAATTATTCCACATATCGTGAGAGGGCTGGTTGGATCGGATCATCGTAAAGTGATGCCTGTATCCGTACTATTCGGTGCCATCTTCCTGATCTGGACGGATGTTATTGCACGATCACTGATTTCCAGCGTTGAATTGCCGATCGGAATCATTACAGCGATGATTGGTGCACCGATGTTTATGTATATGTTAGTCAAAAAAGGCTACGGTTTTGGAGGAAAATAA
- a CDS encoding MarR family winged helix-turn-helix transcriptional regulator gives MKTTDTISLISKIKEKVNRFILSEMAEQGIQDLATSHGDIIYALYNHGRMTMAEIAKKIGKDKSTVTALVNKLVRNGYVAKERDATDSRIVHVTLTAKGEELKPVFEDISQRMLDAFYADVTEAEKKELLRILMKIHGNF, from the coding sequence ATGAAAACGACAGACACTATATCACTCATATCCAAAATTAAAGAGAAGGTCAACCGCTTCATTTTATCCGAGATGGCTGAGCAGGGAATCCAGGATCTGGCTACGTCCCATGGAGATATCATCTACGCCCTGTACAACCATGGCCGAATGACCATGGCTGAAATCGCCAAAAAAATTGGCAAGGATAAATCCACGGTCACAGCGCTTGTCAACAAATTGGTGCGCAACGGTTATGTCGCCAAAGAGCGTGATGCAACAGATTCACGGATTGTCCATGTGACATTGACTGCAAAAGGAGAAGAACTTAAACCGGTCTTTGAAGATATTTCACAGCGCATGCTGGACGCGTTCTATGCGGATGTGACTGAAGCGGAGAAAAAGGAACTGCTTCGAATTTTGATGAAAATTCACGGCAACTTCTAA
- a CDS encoding alpha/beta hydrolase — protein MIDFTQLLPEHEVKTIGEHDLYLEIFNGNSGPHSVHSIKRPPLLFVHGAYTGSWMWSKYIPHFVEQGWTCYVMNLRSHYKSRVMDMTKITFDDYLEDIREVLAQCDESPVLIGFSMGGILSQKIAETLTLTGLVIIDSSLSKEVHQLIPYPETVRMTPDIVIPPPAREEHSSIDEAAEDIAFQRKYLQMESSKAFLTFSAASGLSSGVSINGDLITCPSLVIKAVESDDEERRGQLTAEQLGAEYAGLWNTTHTGLLVGQRYKEAVEIILKWLNSRQN, from the coding sequence ATGATCGATTTTACTCAATTGCTACCTGAACATGAAGTCAAAACGATAGGAGAACATGATTTGTACCTTGAAATATTTAATGGGAATTCGGGCCCTCACTCGGTACATTCAATAAAAAGGCCGCCCCTCTTGTTTGTTCATGGCGCATATACAGGCAGCTGGATGTGGAGCAAATATATTCCCCACTTTGTTGAGCAAGGCTGGACCTGCTACGTCATGAACCTGCGAAGTCATTACAAAAGCCGGGTAATGGACATGACAAAAATTACGTTTGACGATTATTTGGAGGATATTCGTGAAGTTCTGGCACAGTGTGACGAGTCCCCTGTTCTCATCGGCTTCAGCATGGGCGGAATACTCAGTCAGAAAATTGCCGAGACGCTTACTTTAACTGGATTGGTGATCATTGATTCCAGCCTAAGCAAGGAGGTTCATCAATTGATTCCCTATCCTGAGACTGTTCGAATGACACCTGACATTGTCATCCCTCCCCCGGCTCGTGAAGAACATAGCAGTATTGATGAAGCTGCGGAAGACATTGCTTTCCAGCGTAAATATCTGCAGATGGAGTCATCGAAGGCATTTCTCACATTTTCGGCGGCATCGGGCTTAAGTAGCGGTGTATCCATCAACGGCGATTTAATTACATGTCCAAGCCTGGTCATCAAAGCTGTAGAATCCGATGACGAAGAGCGAAGAGGTCAACTGACTGCAGAACAGCTGGGCGCTGAATATGCAGGGCTGTGGAATACGACCCATACCGGATTGCTCGTTGGCCAGCGATATAAGGAAGCTGTGGAGATCATCCTAAAATGGTTAAACAGCAGACAAAATTAA
- a CDS encoding recombinase family protein gives MIGILARVSTEEQARTGHSIDNQIREGIKKAGTTEVKKYIDDGYSGEFLERPGLTQLRKDVKDGLITKVICLDPDRLARKLMLQLIITEELEKNGAELIFISGEYAKTPEGQLFYSMRGAISEFEKAKINERMSSGRREKARKGKVVKNSFTYGYDYDKENSEYVINEKEARVVQLIFELFTKPNNIAQGMNGIALYLTDNLIPTKRGASVWHRNVVRQILLNEAYTGRMPQNRWDTEGMLGNKHRSAEDKVPMKLRPKEEWIYVDVPQIITKEKYDHAQLMLGESRRRYSKESLHPYLLSGLLRCTNCGNTMTGRKSKNWGKHVYEYTDIKNSAGAKERGCGRKIACSKIDDMVWDTIHNWLNNPEEIAAAMEETQTSYMDNEIERVEEDIEKTKAARKRVIKLFSSDLGIGEEEIRDELRELSVREEQLTKRLAELQNKQEDEQRFESSRNLMAETLEYYLDRNPDELTFEDKRTIIRMVAREIRVGEEEIEIIPF, from the coding sequence ATGATCGGAATACTGGCGAGGGTGTCAACAGAAGAACAAGCACGGACGGGTCACTCCATAGACAACCAGATCCGGGAAGGGATCAAGAAGGCCGGAACGACTGAAGTCAAAAAGTATATTGATGACGGTTATTCTGGTGAGTTTTTGGAACGGCCTGGACTAACCCAGCTTAGAAAAGACGTTAAGGACGGTTTGATTACCAAGGTTATTTGTTTGGACCCGGACCGGCTGGCGCGGAAGCTAATGCTGCAATTGATCATCACAGAAGAGTTGGAAAAGAACGGAGCAGAACTAATATTCATCAGCGGTGAGTATGCCAAAACACCTGAAGGGCAATTGTTTTACAGCATGCGTGGAGCCATTTCAGAGTTTGAGAAAGCCAAAATTAATGAACGGATGAGCAGTGGCCGGAGGGAGAAGGCCCGTAAAGGAAAGGTAGTTAAAAACTCATTCACGTACGGATACGACTATGATAAAGAAAATAGCGAATACGTTATTAATGAAAAAGAAGCACGTGTGGTGCAGCTTATCTTTGAACTATTTACAAAACCTAACAATATTGCACAAGGTATGAATGGGATCGCACTCTACCTTACAGATAATCTTATACCTACCAAACGTGGAGCTTCAGTCTGGCACCGTAATGTAGTTCGTCAGATCCTTCTGAATGAGGCATATACCGGGAGAATGCCGCAGAATCGTTGGGACACAGAAGGAATGTTGGGCAACAAACATCGATCCGCAGAAGACAAGGTACCCATGAAACTGCGACCTAAAGAGGAATGGATCTATGTTGATGTGCCGCAAATTATTACAAAAGAAAAATATGATCATGCCCAATTGATGTTAGGCGAATCACGGCGAAGATATAGTAAAGAGTCGCTTCATCCTTACCTGTTATCCGGACTGCTGCGTTGTACCAACTGCGGCAACACTATGACGGGGCGAAAGTCGAAGAACTGGGGTAAGCATGTATATGAATATACTGATATTAAAAACTCTGCTGGTGCCAAAGAACGAGGATGTGGACGGAAGATTGCTTGCAGTAAAATTGACGATATGGTTTGGGATACCATTCACAATTGGCTAAATAATCCCGAAGAGATCGCAGCAGCCATGGAAGAGACTCAAACGTCATACATGGACAATGAGATTGAACGTGTGGAGGAGGACATCGAGAAAACGAAGGCAGCACGCAAAAGAGTCATTAAATTATTTTCGTCTGATTTAGGCATTGGGGAGGAAGAAATCCGGGATGAACTGAGAGAGTTGTCCGTACGCGAAGAACAACTAACCAAACGTCTCGCTGAATTACAAAATAAGCAAGAGGACGAACAGCGCTTTGAGAGCAGCCGGAACCTGATGGCTGAAACGCTGGAGTATTACCTGGATCGAAACCCAGATGAATTAACGTTTGAGGATAAGCGAACCATCATAAGAATGGTAGCTCGTGAAATTCGTGTAGGAGAGGAAGAAATAGAAATTATTCCATTCTAA